A region of Vigna radiata var. radiata cultivar VC1973A chromosome 6, Vradiata_ver6, whole genome shotgun sequence DNA encodes the following proteins:
- the LOC106765338 gene encoding probable LRR receptor-like serine/threonine-protein kinase At3g47570 isoform X1, with the protein MKPSSLWLLAFWFIYVPLFFHFKCNPKHNVFALENEIDHMALIKFKESISTDPNGILLSWNTSTYFCNWYGITCHPTLPRVTELNLQGHKLKGYISPHIGNLSYIRKFVLGNNSFYGNIPLEVGRLSQLQKFNVENNTLGGEIPFNLTHCTQLKILYLYGNNLKGKIPITIGLLRNIQFLXFGQNQLTGEIPSSIGNLSSITYLSLTFNNLEGDIPPEICHLKSLTIIALGINKLSGSFPSCLYNMSSLIGISVAENQLSGSLPPNMFHTLHNLQVLVLGSNQLSGPMPPSIANASSLSFLDLSKNHFVGRIPGLGKLHELYHLNLGQNNLGYNSTNDLEFLKSLVNCTKLEILALSYNSLGGQLSNSLGNLSTQLSQLYLGYNEISGEIPEAIGNLIGLTLLTMYNNHIDGIIPTTFGKLKMLRVLGLRGNKLSGNIEPFIGNLSQLFYLNLRANRFEGSIPPSIGNCQLLQHFDLSENYLTGTIPLELFNLTSLFDKLDLSSNSLSGSIPDAVGNIRNINFLDMSNNHISGHIPLGVGKCLMLESLYLQGNSLQGIIPSSLASLKSIIFLDLSQNHLSGSIXNFLQNLSFLQYLNVSFNXLEGEVPTEGVFRNVSALGVIGNSKLCGGISELHLPPCPVKIKKHAKHHKFRLIVVTLSVVVSLIVLLSALTIYWSRKKGKKPSLNSSTIHQLAKVSYQSLYNGTDGFSTTNLIGSGNFSSVYKGTLELEDRVVAVKVLNLQRKGAHKSFVAECNALKNIKHRNLVQILTCCSSTDYKGQEFKALIFEYMRNGSLEQWLHPTTTSVEHPRTLSLKQRLSIMIDVASALQYLHHECEQSIIHCDLKPSNVLLDDDMIAHVSDFGIARLLSTIQAITSKQSSTLAIKGTVGYAPPEYGMGAEVSTSGDMYSFGILMLEMLTGRRPTDEMFEDGQNICNFVTISFPSKLFQILDRRLIPIEENDRNLNPNIEKCLVSLFKIGLACAVESPKDRMDVVDVSRELHRIQNAFFGRGSVLGNDSSIILLSEGVDNSEG; encoded by the exons ATGAAgccatcttctctttggttgcTTGCTTTTTGGTTTATATATGTTCCCCTGTTTTTCCACTTTAAATGCAACCCCAAACACAATGTTTTTGCTTTAGAAAATGAGATCGATCATATGGCACTTATCAAATTCAAAGAATCAATATCGACTGACCCAAATGGGATCTTGCTTTCTTGGAATACTTCTACTTACTTTTGTAATTGGTATGGAATCACATGCCATCCCACACTTCCAAGAGTTACTGAGCTGAACTTGCAAGGGCACAAGTTGAAAGGGTACATATCTCCTCACATAGGTAATCTCTCTTACATCAGAAAATTTGTACTTGGAAACAACAGTTTCTATGGCAATATCCCACTAGAAGTGGGAAGATTGTCCCAACTACAGAAATTCAATGTTGAAAATAACACATTGGGAGGAGAAATTCCTTTCAATTTGACGCATTGTACTCaactcaaaattttatatttgtatggaAACAATCTGAAAGGAAAAATACCTATTACAATCGGATTGCTCCGGAACATTCAGTTTTTGNACTTTGGTCAAAATCAGTTAACAGGAGAAATTCCATCTTCCATTGGGAATCTTTCTTCAATAACATATCTATCACTTACTTTTAACAATTTAGAGGGAGATATTCCACCAGAAATATGTCATCTCAAAAGCTTAACTATTATAGCTTTAGGTATCAACAAACTGAGTGGATCATTTCCTTCCTGTCTTTATAATATGTCATCTCTTATTGGAATCTCAGTCGCTGAAAATCAACTTAGTGGCTCTCTTCCACCCAACATGTTCCACACCCTCCACAATCTTCAGGTACTTGTACTTGGTTCCAATCAATTATCAGGTCCAATGCCACCTTCCATTGCAAATGCATCCAGTCTTTCATTCCTTGATCTCTCTAAGAACCATTTTGTAGGAAGAATTCCAGGTCTTGGAAAACTACATGAACTTTATCACCTAAACTTGGGTCAAAACAATTTAGGTTACAATTCAACTAATGATTTGGAGTTTTTAAAATCATTGGTAAATTGTACTAAGTTGGAAATATTAGCTCTATCTTACAATAGTTTGGGAGGTCAATTGTCAAATTCTTTGGGAAATTTGTCGACTCAACTAAGTCAACTATATCTCGGATACAATGAGATATCTGGAGAAATACCTGAGGCAATAGGAAATTTAATTGGCTTAACTCTCTTGACAATGTACAATAACCACATTGATGGTATTATCCCAACAACTTTTGGAAAGCTTAAAATGCTTCGAGTGTTAGGATTACGGGGAAACAAGTTGTCAGGAAATATAGAACCCTTCATTGGAAACTTGAGtcaattgttttatttgaatctACGAGCAAATCGGTTTGAAGGGAGTATTCCTCCAAGTATAGGAAATTGTCAACTGCTACAACATTTTGATCTTTCAGAGAACTATCTAACAGGAACCATACCACTAGAGCTTTTTAATCTTACCTCTCTATTTGACAAGTTGGATTTGTCAAGTAATTCATTGAGTGGTAGTATACCAGATGCAGTGGGAAATATACGCAATATTAACTTTCTAGATATGTCAAACAATCATATATCTGGTCACATTCCACTTGGCGTTGGAAAATGCCTAATGTTAGAGAGTCTCTATTTGCAAGGGAATTCTTTACAAGGAATCATACCATCTTCTTTGGCATCACTTAAAAGCATTATATTTTTGGACCTGTCACAAAACCATTTGTCNGGATCAATTCNAaatttcctgcaaaacctttcttTCCTACAATATTTGAATGTATCTTTTAATATNTTGGAAGGTGAGGTACCCACTGAAGGTGTCTTTCGGAATGTAAGTGCATTGGGGGTGATTGGAAACAGTAAGCTTTGTGGAGGTATTTCTGAATTGCATCTGCCACCATGCCCtgttaaaattaagaaacatgcaaaacaCCACAAGTTCAGATTGATAGTGGTGACATTAAGTGTAGTTGTTTCTCTCATTGTACTATTATCTGCCTTAACTATCTATTGGTCGaggaaaaagggaaagaaacCTTCCCTTAATTCATCAACAATTCACCAATTGGCTAAAGTTTCTTACCAAAGCTTGTACAATGGAACTGATGGGTTCTCAACTACAAACTTGATAGGGAGTGGGAATTTCAGTTCTGTATACAAAGGAACTCTTGAGCTCGAAGACAGAGTTGTAGCAGTAAAGGTTCTAAACCTGCAAAGAAAAGGAGCTCACAAGAGCTTCGTGGCAGAATGTAAtgcactaaaaaatattaagcatCGAAATCTTGTTCAGATTTTGACATGTTGTTCCAGCACAGATTATAAAGGTCAAGAATTCAAAGCTTTGATCTTTGAGTACATGAGAAATGGAAGCCTGGAGCAATGGTTGCATCCTACCACAACAAGTGTTGAGCATCCAAGAACATTGAGCCTTAAACAAAGATTAAGTATAATGATTGACGTAGCTTCTGCATTACAATATCTTCATCATGAATGTGAGCAGTCGATCATTCATTGTGATTTAAAGCCAAGCAATGTCCTTCTTGATGATGACATGATTGCTCATGTAAGTGATTTTGGCATAGCAAGACTTCTCTCAACAATCCAAGCTATCACCTCCAAACAATCAAGTACACTTGCGATAAAGGGGACTGTTGGCTATGCTCCTCCAG AGTATGGAATGGGTGCTGAAGTGTCAACTTCTGGCGACATGTACAGCTTTGGAATTCTTATGCTGGAAATGCTTACTGGGAGAAGACCTACAGATGAAATGTTTGAAGATGGTCAAAATATTTGTAACTTTGTTACAATTTCATTTCccagtaaactttttcaaattttggatCGGCGACTTATTCCAATTGAGGAAAATGATCGGAATCTTAATCCAAATATTGAGAAGTGCTTagtttcactttttaaaattggaCTTGCCTGTGCTGTGGAATCACCAAAAGACAGAATGGATGTGGTTGATGTCAGCAGGGAGCTTCATCGAATTCAAAATGCCTTTTTTg GTAGAGGCTCTGTTTTGGGAAATGATTCTTCAATCATCTTATTGAGTGAAGGTGTTGATAACAGTGAAGGTTGA
- the LOC106765338 gene encoding probable LRR receptor-like serine/threonine-protein kinase At3g47570 isoform X2, giving the protein MKPSSLWLLAFWFIYVPLFFHFKCNPKHNVFALENEIDHMALIKFKESISTDPNGILLSWNTSTYFCNWYGITCHPTLPRVTELNLQGHKLKGYISPHIGEVPTEGVFRNVSALGVIGNSKLCGGISELHLPPCPVKIKKHAKHHKFRLIVVTLSVVVSLIVLLSALTIYWSRKKGKKPSLNSSTIHQLAKVSYQSLYNGTDGFSTTNLIGSGNFSSVYKGTLELEDRVVAVKVLNLQRKGAHKSFVAECNALKNIKHRNLVQILTCCSSTDYKGQEFKALIFEYMRNGSLEQWLHPTTTSVEHPRTLSLKQRLSIMIDVASALQYLHHECEQSIIHCDLKPSNVLLDDDMIAHVSDFGIARLLSTIQAITSKQSSTLAIKGTVGYAPPEYGMGAEVSTSGDMYSFGILMLEMLTGRRPTDEMFEDGQNICNFVTISFPSKLFQILDRRLIPIEENDRNLNPNIEKCLVSLFKIGLACAVESPKDRMDVVDVSRELHRIQNAFFGRGSVLGNDSSIILLSEGVDNSEG; this is encoded by the exons ATGAAgccatcttctctttggttgcTTGCTTTTTGGTTTATATATGTTCCCCTGTTTTTCCACTTTAAATGCAACCCCAAACACAATGTTTTTGCTTTAGAAAATGAGATCGATCATATGGCACTTATCAAATTCAAAGAATCAATATCGACTGACCCAAATGGGATCTTGCTTTCTTGGAATACTTCTACTTACTTTTGTAATTGGTATGGAATCACATGCCATCCCACACTTCCAAGAGTTACTGAGCTGAACTTGCAAGGGCACAAGTTGAAAGGGTACATATCTCCTCACATAG GTGAGGTACCCACTGAAGGTGTCTTTCGGAATGTAAGTGCATTGGGGGTGATTGGAAACAGTAAGCTTTGTGGAGGTATTTCTGAATTGCATCTGCCACCATGCCCtgttaaaattaagaaacatgcaaaacaCCACAAGTTCAGATTGATAGTGGTGACATTAAGTGTAGTTGTTTCTCTCATTGTACTATTATCTGCCTTAACTATCTATTGGTCGaggaaaaagggaaagaaacCTTCCCTTAATTCATCAACAATTCACCAATTGGCTAAAGTTTCTTACCAAAGCTTGTACAATGGAACTGATGGGTTCTCAACTACAAACTTGATAGGGAGTGGGAATTTCAGTTCTGTATACAAAGGAACTCTTGAGCTCGAAGACAGAGTTGTAGCAGTAAAGGTTCTAAACCTGCAAAGAAAAGGAGCTCACAAGAGCTTCGTGGCAGAATGTAAtgcactaaaaaatattaagcatCGAAATCTTGTTCAGATTTTGACATGTTGTTCCAGCACAGATTATAAAGGTCAAGAATTCAAAGCTTTGATCTTTGAGTACATGAGAAATGGAAGCCTGGAGCAATGGTTGCATCCTACCACAACAAGTGTTGAGCATCCAAGAACATTGAGCCTTAAACAAAGATTAAGTATAATGATTGACGTAGCTTCTGCATTACAATATCTTCATCATGAATGTGAGCAGTCGATCATTCATTGTGATTTAAAGCCAAGCAATGTCCTTCTTGATGATGACATGATTGCTCATGTAAGTGATTTTGGCATAGCAAGACTTCTCTCAACAATCCAAGCTATCACCTCCAAACAATCAAGTACACTTGCGATAAAGGGGACTGTTGGCTATGCTCCTCCAG AGTATGGAATGGGTGCTGAAGTGTCAACTTCTGGCGACATGTACAGCTTTGGAATTCTTATGCTGGAAATGCTTACTGGGAGAAGACCTACAGATGAAATGTTTGAAGATGGTCAAAATATTTGTAACTTTGTTACAATTTCATTTCccagtaaactttttcaaattttggatCGGCGACTTATTCCAATTGAGGAAAATGATCGGAATCTTAATCCAAATATTGAGAAGTGCTTagtttcactttttaaaattggaCTTGCCTGTGCTGTGGAATCACCAAAAGACAGAATGGATGTGGTTGATGTCAGCAGGGAGCTTCATCGAATTCAAAATGCCTTTTTTg GTAGAGGCTCTGTTTTGGGAAATGATTCTTCAATCATCTTATTGAGTGAAGGTGTTGATAACAGTGAAGGTTGA
- the LOC106763576 gene encoding TMV resistance protein N-like: MDIASSSYKLPRKYDVLINFTGEDIHRKFVSHLNSAFSTVGLTTFLHHPNAVNTTHIQQPILSHCRVAIVIFTQTYSQSAWCLNQLLQIIKWHQTYCRHVLPVYYEIQPSDVRLQKGDFGKALKETAQQTFSGQELDHGMSRWSHALTKAANFFGWDESSYRSDAELVDKIVKSVVNLPVLSATKFPVGLQSHVEDLIRTIKNKSTEVCIIEILGEQGSGKTTLAKAIYNQIHWTFKEKSFIKNTSHVTGIRGQLRLQEQLLLDVLKQKVEIPSVDVGRTMIRERLLGKMVLIVLDDVNYFTLFDVCDCRKLLVEGTVIIVTSTYGIRLGDQANSVFWLEGMNTEESLELLSWHAFREPKPKEEYEDLARRVVSYCEGLPLALEVVGSSLFEKTKEEWNNLLFAIYGMRCVPKIIKISIEGSLNEMEKDIFLNICYFYVGKSRGYVRKILNGCGVDADIGIRVLIQRNLIKINKNNKFGMHHLLQNIGMKIIHENSGKDLGKNRRLWFDKDAKYVRTFFTCGLKQGTEAMQWLPVNAFVLRSLKVLNLSHSEYLTTTPDFTGLPSLEQLIFKYCSRLSKVHQSIGSLNSLILLNLKYCTSLNNLPTEIYELKSLRTFILSGCSKIDIMDKDIAKLESLITLIAENTAVKEVPFSIVSSKSIGYISLSGFEGLSHNLFPSIIRSWMSPIMNPISYIHSLCMDTEDNTIDIAPLLSTLSNIRIRKALYGLK; the protein is encoded by the exons ATGGATATCGCCTCCTCATCATACAAACTACCACGGAAGTACGATGTGCTCATCAACTTCACTGGAGAAGACATCCACAGAAAATTTGTTTCTCATCTCAATTCTGCCTTCTCTACTGTTGGTCTCACCACTTTCCTTCATCACCCCAATGCAGTAAACACAACTCACATCCAACAACCTATTCTCAGCCACTGTCGTGTAGCAATTGTTATTTTCACCCAAACCTATTCTCAATCTGCTTGGTGTCTTAATCAGCTTCTACAAATCATCAAATGGCACCAAACTTATTGCAGACATGTTCTGCCTGTATATTATGAAATCCAGCCATCTGATGTACGTCTTCAGAAGGGTGACTTTGGAAAAGCCTTGAAGGAAACTGCACAACAAACATTTTCAGGACAAGAACTGGATCATGGCATGTCCAGGTGGAGCCATGCACTCACCAAAGCTGCAAATTTCTTTGGATGGGATGAGAGCAGTTACCG GAGTGATGCTGAACTAGTGGACAAAATTGTAAAGAGCGTTGTTAATTTACCAGTCTTGTCTGCTACTAAATTTCCAGTTGGATTACAATCCCACGTGGAAGATCTGATTCGAACTATCAAAAATAAATCCACTGAAGTTTGTATTATAGAGATATTAGGAGAGCAGGGATCTGGTAAAACAACTCTTGCCAAAGCGATCTATAATCAAATTCATTGGACATTCAAGGAGAAAAGTTTCATTAAAAATACTTCACATGTTACCGGAATAAGAGGGCAACTTCGTTTACAAGAACAACTTCTTTTAGATGTCCTAAAACAAAAAGTGGAGATTCCTAGCGTTGATGTGGGAAGAACTATGATTCGAGAAAGACTTTTAGGAAAAATGGTTCTCATTGTACTTGACGATGTTAATTActttactttatttgatgtatgTGATTGTCGTAAATTGTTAGTTGAAGGAACTGTTATAATCGTTACATCAACATATGGAATACGGTTGGGAGATCAAGCTAATTCTGTCTTTTGGTTAGAGGGAATGAACACAGAAGAGTCCCTTGAGCTTCTTAGTTGGCACGCATTTAGAgaaccaaaaccaaaagaagaataCGAAGACCTTGCAAGAAGAGTTGTTAGTTATTGTGAAGGACTACCACTCGCTCTTGAAGTCGTTGGAAGTAGTTTATTTGAAAAGACCAAAGAAGAATGGAACAATTTATTGTTTGCGATATATGGCATGCGTTGTGTtccaaagataataaaaataagcatcGAAGGTTCACTGAATGAAATGGAAAAAGATATATTccttaatatatgttatttctATGTTGGTAAGAGCAGAGGCTATGTTAGGAAGATCCTAAATGGCTGTGGAGTAGACGCTGATATTGGAATAAGAGTTCTCATCCAACGTAACCTCATCAAAAttaacaagaacaacaaatttgGAATGCATCATTTGCTACAAAACATcggaatgaaaattattcatgaaaattCAGGAAAGGATCTTGGGAAGAACAGGCGACTGTGGTTTGATAAGGATGCAAAATATGTAAGAACATTCTTTACATGTGGTTTGAA ACAGGGGACAGAAGCCATGCAGTGGTTGCCTGTCAATGCCTTC GTTTTGAGATCGCTAAAAGTCCTTAACCTCAGTCATTCCGAGTATTTAACTACAACCCCTGACTTTACAGGATTACCAAGTCTTGAACAGCtcattttcaaatattgttCGAGATTGAGCAAAGTACACCAATCTATTGGATCACTCAACAGTCTTATACTGCTAAATTTGAAATACTGTACAAGTCTAAACAATCTTCCAACTGAGATATATGAGTTGAAATCTTTAAGAACCTTCATTTTGTCTGGTTGTTCCAAGATTGACATAATGGATAAAGATATAGCAAAGTTGGAATCCTTGATAACTCTAATTGCTGAAAATACAGCTGTGAAAGAAGTGCCTTTTTCAATTGTAAGCTCAAAAAGCATTGGATATATATCCCtaagtggatttgagggatTATCTCATAATCTTTTTCCTTCTATCATTCGGTCTTGGATGTCCCCAATAATGAATCCCATCTCTTATATTCATTCGCTTTGCATGGATACTGAGGATAATACGATTGATATTGCACCATTGCTTAGCACCCTTTCAAATATTCGAATTCGGAAAGCTCTTTATGGTCTCAAATAG
- the LOC106765339 gene encoding TMV resistance protein N-like codes for MNALTLLENSPFLKTNGARTKRCNDSDNHTDNDNEGEQGKEKDQRELDGEHKVIKQKPNSYIYDVLINFTGEDIHRLFVSHLNSVLSTVGLTTFLHHHNAVKSTHIQEPILSHCRVAIVVFTQTYSQSAWCLHQLQQIINWHETYFQHVLPIYYEIQPSDVRLQKGDFGKALEETAQQTFSGQELEHGMSRWSHALTKAANFFGWDESNYRSDAELVEKIVKSVVNLPVLSATKFPVGLQSHVENLIRTIKNKSTEVCMIWIHGDEGSGXTTLAKAIYNQIHWTFKDKSFIENISRVSGIRGLLRLQEQLLLDVLKQKVEIPSVDVGRTMIRERLLGKRVLIVLDDLFYSNLFDLRDCTKWLVEGTVIIVTSTYGIGLRDQANSVFRVERMNEEESLELVSWHAFREAKPKEEYKDLARKVVSYCEGLPLALEVVGSSLFEKTKEEWNNVLFAIDGLRPDPEIIKVSIEGSLNEMEKDIFLDICCFFVGKNRAYVRKILNGCGVDADIAIRVLIQHNLIKINKNNKFGMHPLLQEIGLRIIRENYGKDLGNRRLWFDKDTKYGTEALQWLPVNAFVNVQQTVNSEYLLKKLRWISWHGLSSERLPNNFYEHDAIAIDLKRSLLRFLWKTPQVMTSLKVLNLSHSKHLTTTPDFTGLPSLEHLILKYCSRLSKVHQSIGSLNSLILLNVKYCTSLYNLPTEIYELKSLRTFILSGCSKIDIMDKDIAKLESLITLIAENTAVKEAPFSIVSSKRIGYISPTWI; via the exons ATGAACGCGCTTACCCTACTCGAAAACTCGCCATTTCTCAAAACGAACGGAGCAAGAACCAAGAGATGCAATGACAGCGACAACCACACCGACAACGACAACGAAGGCGAACAGGGTAAGGAGAAGGACCAACGAGAGTTAGATGGCGAACACAAAG TTATTAAACAAAAACCAAACAGTTATATATACGATGTGCTCATCAACTTCACCGGAGAAGACATCCACAGATTATTTGTTTCTCATCTCAATTCTGTTCTCTCTACTGTTGGTCTCACCACTTTCCTTCATCACCACAACGCAGTAAAGTCAACTCACATCCAAGAACCTATTCTCAGCCACTGTCGTGTAGCAATTGTTGTTTTCACCCAAACCTATTCTCAATCTGCTTGGTGTCTTCATCAGCTTCAACAAATCATCAACTGGCACGAAACTTATTTCCAACATGTTCTGCCAATATATTATGAAATCCAGCCATCTGATGTACGTCTTCAAAAAGGTGACTTTGGAAAAGCCTTGGAGGAAACGGCACAACAAACATTTTCAGGACAAGAACTGGAGCATGGCATGTCCAGGTGGAGCCATGCACTCACCAAAGCTGCAAATTTCTTTGGATGGGATGAGAGCAATTACAG GAGTGATGCTGAACTAGTGGAGAAAATTGTTAAGAGCGTTGTTAATTTACCAGTCTTGTCTGCTACTAAATTTCCTGTTGGATTACAATCACACGTGGAAAATCTGATTCGAACTATCAAAAATAAATCCACGGAAGTTTGTATGATATGGATACATGGAGATGAAGGATCTGGTAANACGACTCTTGCCAAAGCGATCTACAATCAAATTCATTGGACGTTCAAGGACAAAAGtttcattgaaaatatttcaCGTGTTAGCGGAATAAGAGGGCTTCTTCGTTTACAAGAACAACTTCTTTTAGATGTCCTAAAACAAAAAGTGGAGATTCCTAGCGTTGATGTGGGAAGAACTATGATTCGGGAAAGACTTCTAGGAAAAAGGGTTCTCATTGTACTTGACGATCTTTTCTACTCTAATTTATTCGACCTAAGGGATTGTACTAAATGGTTAGTTGAAggaactgttataattgttacATCAACATATGGAATAGGGCTGAGAGATCAAGCTAATTCTGTCTTTCGGGTAGAGCGAATGAACGAAGAGGAGTCCCTTGAGCTTGTTAGTTGGCATGCATTTAGAGaagcaaaaccaaaagaagaataCAAAGACCTTGCAAGAAAAGTAGTTAGTTATTGTGAAGGACTACCACTAGCTCTTGAAGTCGTTGGAAGTAGTTTATTTGAAAAGACGAAAGAAGAATGGAACAATGTATTGTTTGCGATAGATGGCTTGCGTCCTGATCCAGAGATAATAAAAGTAAGCATCGAAGGTTCACTGAATGAAATGGAAAAAGATATATTCCTTGATatatgttgtttctttgttggtaAGAACAGAGCCTATGTTAGGAAGATCCTAAATGGCTGTGGGGTAGACGCTGATATTGCAATAAGAGTTCTCATCCAGCATAACCTCATCAAAAttaacaagaacaacaaatttgGAATGCATCCTTTGCTACAAGAAATCGGATTAAGAATTATTCGTGAAAATTATGGAAAGGATCTTGGGAACAGGCGACTGTGGTTTGATAAGGATACAAAATAT GGGACAGAAGCCCTGCAGTGGTTGCCTGTCAATGCCTTCGTTAATGTACAACAGACTGTAAATTCTGAGTACCTTCTCAAGAAACTAAGATGGATCAGTTGGCATGGGCTTTCTTCAGAACGTCTACCTAACAACTTTTATGAGCATGATGCAATAGCTATTGATTTAAAACGCAGTCTTCTTCGATTTCTCTGGAAAACACCCCAG GTTATGACATCGCTAAAAGTCCTTAACCTCAGTCACTCCAAGCATTTAACTACAACCCCTGACTTTACCGGATTACCAAGTCTTGAACATctcattttgaaatattgttcGAGATTGAGCAAAGTACACCAATCTATTGGATCACTCAACAGTCTTATACTCCTAAATGTGAAATACTGTACAAGTCTATACAATCTTCCAACAGAGATATATGAGTTGAAATCTTTAAGAACCTTCATTCTCTCTGGTTGTTCCAAGATTGACATAATGGATAAAGATATAGCAAAGTTGGAATCCTTGATAACTCTAATTGCTGAAAATACAGCTGTGAAAGAAGCGCCCTTTTCAATTGTAAGCTCAAAAAGAATTGGATATATATCCCCTACGTGGATTTGA